Within the Erigeron canadensis isolate Cc75 chromosome 6, C_canadensis_v1, whole genome shotgun sequence genome, the region TTtgaatgtgtatatatttttgattaattttaaataaaatgtctTTCATATGGCATGATATGTATCATATATTTGGTAATTAAATAAACGAACAAATATAAGACTTATAttctaataaataatataatatgagaTACGGAGTAATTAACAATATTGACCACATGGTCACTACTTATATATAGTGGTTTTCGCTGAAAGATCGTAGCAATTAAGTTGAACATATGCATCCCGAAAATATATATCGCTTTATATGACCACATGGGCACTACttaattcttttttatgtttatgttcatatgagacgatatatatatagtacattcTTGCATATATGAAAATAACTTCATTTGTCGAATGTGTTTcattattttagttaattttctacataaatttgaaaagcaatcaagtgtttcaacctttttatatatataaaaaataatattggtTATAATTATTGTCAGGATACATCATGAAGataactattttattatttcaaagAATATTATTCCAAAAACATAGGTATGGTAGAACaatcattttattgtttatgaataaaaagtgttgattaaaatttgtttttccaaGTTATAAGTTTAGGAATCATTTGATATAAGACAATAATATAcgaatctatatataatttagtaTGCCCATTATGAATACTGACACATCTGACATATAATAATTTTGCATTTACTAAAAAGAGTGTTATTTTACATAGTTTTCATTGTCATGCCGACATATCtaatctaatttaatatataaaataagggtttttttAACAGATTATTAATGATAACATTAACTACAAATAAATAACCATATAATCATTTGCATACCAATATTTTTGAACAAACTTGAGAACCAATTGGCAAAAGCATCTTCAAAACTTCCTTTAATATGGATTAAAGAATTTATACTCTTTAGGGATATTCTTCACCAATTCTTCAAAGCATCCACATGTGTATATGTATGAGTCAAACATTAATAACATACAAGTATTTGTGTAATATGGAGAAGCTTTAAATGCTGATCGCTAATGAAGTCGAGGACGTACTCAAGGTCGATTTAAATCAAGAAAAAGGGGACTTCcactaaaattttaattataataaataaattttagcAAATATTTTAAAGGTTTCAGCCGACGGTTAACGACAAAACATGTTCCTGTCCATTGTCCAATGCTGGCGCAGTTATTTTGATGCTACATAGTACATATATAGTTGGGAAATTTGATAAAGTGAGATTCAATTATCAACTcaactaaaaataatatatttaagctttgttattattatttttctttaaaaaaaaatgaaaactaatttAATCGATCTTATAGAAATTAAGATAAAATACTGTCTtctttcatctatatatattgagCATTTGTTTCAATAGTATTacatttataaagttatttcaTACTAACAAGAGTTGGGCTAttattttttcttccatttttgGCCGATAAATTTGACTCACATGGGTTCGACTGTTCATTATCCTCAAAAGGAGGTTTGTATTTGTGGATCGAATTGCAAAAGTTAACAAGTCTACAAAATTATGGTTGTCTTTAACTCTTTATGGTCGTTACAACCTAGTTGGAATAAGATAATGTAGCCTTTAAGATAACCTTGTCACTTAGTTATAACCCTACCAACATGTACCGTATTATATGTCATATCTgacatataataatttatcattGAACACCTAAGATATTCAAcgttattaaattattaaattatatcaaAGTTATCAACATTGGCGGCTATACTTGAATAGAAGTGATATTAAAATGATGCACTTACCATTAATTTTACCTATCATTCTTTTAATCTTAATTAGTAGCTAGGTTAATTTCCACCTTTTAAAGTTTGATAAGAAGTAACAAAAGGCAAAGTGGTATGGAGTCATTCACACAATATGTGGCTGGTGAAGAGAGAGCATTTTGGATTTTGGAAATGGTCGCTAGCTAGGAGGTTCCTTGCACCGTAGCGTGGTCAATATTCCAATGCTTGTCGTAGAATTTTTGTGCCCTTactattaaacatttaaatccttgtaacaattattattattattacaatatacaatatataattacaaTGACAGGGTTATAACTAGATATATAAACACATTTGTAAAGTAATCATTTGCTTACCAATATTTTCTTGAACAAATTTGTAAACCATTTGACAAAGCATCTTCAAAACTTCATTATAATATGGATTGAAGCATTATACACTTAGCCATATATTCGCTAATTCTTCAAAGCATCCACATGTGCGTTATTAGAATTAATAAACACACAAACACTTAAGCGACTAAACACGTATATATATGTAGACGACGAGTTAAAATCTGTGAAGAAAAGTTTTGTAACGAAGTATTTGTTTATGGATCAGAGGCTCTGAATGCCAAGATCACTAGTGAAGTCGGGTAAACTAgcttgaatcaagaaaaaagggACTTTcactaaaaaagtaaaaaattaatgTTAATAAAGTAATTTTGCTAATATTTAAAGGGTATCCGCCGACGGTAAACGACAAAATGCGCTCATGCTTCCAATAATTCTGGCCCAGTTTTATTGATAGCTCATAGTCCGTACATATATCATTTCTAGATAATTGGTAAATTTGGTTGGGACGTTTGACTATTATTTCTAGATAATTGGTAAGTGATATTCAAATATCAACTCAATAAAAAGggaaatatatttaaataagtaGTAGCAGGTTAATTtatcacaatatatatacaagttttatatatatcaagaatggtaatacatatatatatatatatatatatatatatatttcatataattAAACTATGGAATATCAATATCATGTTTTCTGCAATAAAGAGTTGTATAATGCCAGCtagttttgttatatatattgtctTCATCGGTTCAGAATATTGGCTTTCCCATAAACAACCTAATCAAGATATCACATTAGCTTTTCATATATACATCATTTTCACAAATAATATGTTTATCACTAATAATATGTTcgtttttctcaaaaatactcaattaatatatgtacataaatattatttatcatcatttttcCCATATAAACATCCATGAATATAATAGACAACCTCCACCTCAATCACCTACAACAATAATACCTTTTTCACAAACACCCTACACGGCTACACCTCATCATGGATCTCCCACAAACTTCCTTATCGTGGAAGTCTTGGGTATGTATCACATAAATAACCACTGAATTCCATTAGAGGAGAAAAGGACCCGAATATCTACTAGTCTACTATATATACTTTGATGGATTTAGTGTAGATGTTAGAATTTGGGCGTAGCCATTAACTCTAAGGGCAAAGCCCTTAGAGATTGTTTTTTAATGGTTCACTGGTTCTCATCATATatgttggttctcacttgatcccttcactatatatatattttccaaagATAACCAATCGCAAACCACTTTTGGGGTGGGATTGTAGTTCATATCGGAAGACCTCCTCATTTCTTGGATAAACATTAAGTATGAACAAACTGAGGAGGAAAACACAAAACCAATGGAATTGATCAGGTTAAAATCAATGAAATTGCGATGAGTTATTATTGATCCTTTAATTTGTCACGTAACTACTCTATGATTAAAAGAACAAGGGATGAGATTTCAAACCATGACCTCTCCTTTTATGTTACATGTCCCTTAATTCTACTACTATCAGCTTAAGATCAAATGATTGTACGTAAATGAATATTACTGTagtgtggtatatatataataatggataagtgaatatatatTTAGGATTCTTATCGATCGAGGTTAGGTTTGATTTCCTAGATTAAGGTGAGTCAATAATAAATTACATATTATTTAAACATATCTTCAATCCCACTTGCATTTACTTTTAGTAAGTAAGTTGGATCATGTTTGTGGTGTTGCAGTTATTTATATTGTTGTATGTTGTAAATACTGTTACAGTTGCTGTTATCTAATTTTGCAAGTTGCAACAAGTAAACCCAATTAATGGATCTTTATTAACATAATAATGTAAACTAATCATAAAAGCAATGTGACAACGAcagatttattaaaaaaataatgttataaaatgAATTCTAGCCACACACAGACTAATTATCACAGCCAGACATGGCTACCCAATATATATTCTATTGCTTAATGAATTGAAGCTATATATCCTATAACCTCCATTTAAAGTATTCTTATACAAtttaatatatgataatttAGTTAAATGTTTCCCAATAATTTAGTTGAACTTTCCCTTTTGTGAATCATCAAACTTaagtaaatttataaatatttatatatatatatatacaaacacggAAATATATTAGGACTTATTATAAAACACAAGTGCTATCCATCAGTTGAAGAGATGGATGAGTACTTTTCATCATTGTCCCAAGACCAAAGTAAAGTGTCTAATTCTCTAGATAATAAAGAGGTCACAAATGTAGAAAGGATTAATAATGAAGAAGGTGATTGTCAGAAATTGAAGCAATACATCGGTATCCGAAGGAGGCCATGGGGAAAGTTTGCAGCGGAGATACGAGATTCAACGAGAAACGGGAAGAGGGTTTGGCTAGGGACATTTGATACAGCTGAAGAGGCAGCATTGGCATATGATCAAGCATTGTATTCAATGAAGGGTTCCTCGTCCGTACTTAACTTTTCGTCGGAAATAGTGAAGGAGTCTTTGAAAGGATTTGACTGTTGTGTGAATAAAAAGGATGGGGAGTCTCCAGCTGCTGCTATTAAGGAGATGCACAGGCTTCGTAGAACGAGAACGGATTCGAAAGGAAAAAGTAAGGAGCAGGAAAATTTAGTGGTGTTGGAAGATCTAGGGTCTGATTTGTTAGATGAGCTTTTGAGTGCATCATGATTAATTCTTTTCTGAAGGAGCAAACAAATTCATGattttataagatatatatatttcaactcACAATCAAAAGGGTTGTGGCAACAGGTTAATTaccttaatttttttgatttcatgattattaatttaaatttctgAATATGTTTACATCTCTTGATAACACCATTCTTGTTATACATATTCTGATTTCGAAGTAAATTAATAACCGTGTATATTGAAACAAAATGCTTCAGTCTCTTTGCACTACTGTGATGATGATCTCCCATATATGGTGAAATTAAGATTTACATGCATGCTCATGACAATTGGTGTTTGTGTATATGGCAATTTGGTATATGTGTTTTGATATTGAATTCTTGGCTATATTAAAAGTGTAGTTAGACATACTAAACCCTAGCCTACtttgaagaatatatatatatatgctttcgAATTTCTATATGCAAATATCTGAAACTAGCTATCTGTATATCATAGCAAACGATTAAGTGTCATTATTGATAAGCACGAGTTTCTTAGGCAGTGAAACTAGTAGTTACTACATCAAGCCGATAGAGATATTGAACACAGGAAAAAGATAGAATAAAAACTGGAAACAATTGTACTGACACGAAAAAAATGGGGGGCTTTGGTGTTTATATATACGAACTTTGTCATCTAGAGTTTTTTTAATACGAAGACCAGTGTTGTAGACACCGGACATATGCAAGTGAAACAAGTTCCTGCTAATGGTAAAAAAGGAGCCCTGAATGTGGGGGCTGTTCTTATGTTACCAGAGGGTTTTGAATTAGCCCCTCCTGATCCAAATCATCGAAGCCCGACGTTTACAACACTAGTCTTTGTATTCGTGTCTCCAATTATTGTCAATTGGCGCAGAAGCCTGGTCTTGGAGACACCGGTCTTAGCTTCATGTGCGTGTTTGATTCCTGCAAATGCATGAATGAATCGATGAATCAACACTTGGCTAAGACCGGTGTTGAATACACTGGCTTTCAATGATTTCGACAAAGTCAGTGTTTTAGTCACCGGTCTCCATAGTGTTGCA harbors:
- the LOC122603566 gene encoding ethylene-responsive transcription factor 1B-like, with amino-acid sequence MDEYFSSLSQDQSKVSNSLDNKEVTNVERINNEEGDCQKLKQYIGIRRRPWGKFAAEIRDSTRNGKRVWLGTFDTAEEAALAYDQALYSMKGSSSVLNFSSEIVKESLKGFDCCVNKKDGESPAAAIKEMHRLRRTRTDSKGKSKEQENLVVLEDLGSDLLDELLSAS